A single genomic interval of Candidatus Dadabacteria bacterium harbors:
- a CDS encoding prepilin-type N-terminal cleavage/methylation domain-containing protein has protein sequence MFRRDEARGFTLLEFLFASFLLAVLTTAGLFVLRHQSKSGLTQKTSSEMDHAAYSILAIISREIRSAGGFGGSAPPIVFVDGGGGVRKDGNGCDPLLAKKDGTDCITFESVSYDGSEAVKKTFFVDGGVLKIRNSDSSRTQSLTSADAGVKVEDFQIGFFESGKSDFQDMPENMEDVEAVKVSLTLSLHGFGSAPEIKTYSAVASPRNI, from the coding sequence ATGTTCCGTAGAGATGAAGCGCGCGGGTTCACCCTGCTGGAATTTCTTTTCGCCTCTTTCCTTCTGGCGGTTTTGACGACCGCGGGGCTTTTCGTCCTGCGTCATCAGTCAAAGAGCGGCCTGACGCAGAAAACCTCAAGCGAGATGGACCATGCGGCATATTCCATTCTCGCCATAATTTCACGGGAGATCAGAAGCGCCGGCGGGTTTGGAGGGAGCGCGCCGCCTATTGTTTTCGTTGACGGGGGCGGGGGCGTCCGGAAAGACGGAAACGGGTGCGACCCCCTGCTGGCAAAAAAGGACGGGACGGACTGCATAACATTTGAGAGCGTTTCCTACGACGGCTCGGAAGCCGTGAAAAAAACTTTTTTCGTTGACGGCGGCGTCCTGAAAATTCGCAACAGCGACAGTTCCAGAACCCAGTCGCTGACATCGGCTGACGCCGGGGTAAAGGTTGAGGATTTCCAAATCGGATTTTTTGAGAGCGGGAAAAGTGATTTTCAGGACATGCCGGAAAACATGGAAGACGTTGAAGCGGTAAAGGTTTCACTGACCCTGAGCCTTCACGGCTTCGGGAGCGCGCCGGAAATAAAAACCTATTCGGCGGTTGCCAGCCCCAGAAACATTTAG
- the ilvD gene encoding dihydroxy-acid dehydratase — MAKNSNSRRFSSIYVEGPDRAPSRAMLRAVGFKDADFSKPVVGIASTWSMVTPCNMHIDKLAVHSAAGANRSGGKAVIFNTITVSDGISMGTPGMRYSLVSREVIADSIETVAAAEGFDGLVAIGGCDKNMPGCMMAIARLNRPAVFVYGGTIMPGCHKGADVDIVSVFEAVGAHASGEIGDRELKQIESAAIPGPGSCGGMYTANTMACAIEAMGMSMPNSSAQAAVSRDKSRDCSLAGEAVVRMMKAGIKPRDIMTKKAFENAIAVVTALGGSTNSVLHLLAMAKAAEVKLSIDDFTKIGRRTPVVADLKPSGTYMMADFCRIGGLIPLMKNMLDGGLLHGDCLTVTGRTVKENLRGVKKYPARQKIVAPLKTPLKKDGHLVILRGNLAPDGAVAKITGKEGSRFSGKAVVFDSEEKCMKAILAGKIKKGNVIVVRYEGPKGGPGMREMLGPTAAVVGRGLGDDVALITDGRFSGGSHGFVVGHVTPEAAVGGPIALIKNGDTIVIDAAKREINTPVSKAEMKRRAAAWKEPAPKEKTGALAKYAKLVASASEGAVTDL; from the coding sequence ATGGCAAAAAACAGCAATTCAAGAAGGTTTTCGTCAATTTACGTTGAAGGGCCCGACCGCGCTCCGAGCCGCGCAATGCTCAGGGCGGTCGGCTTCAAAGACGCCGATTTTTCAAAGCCGGTCGTGGGAATTGCCTCAACATGGAGCATGGTAACCCCGTGCAACATGCACATAGACAAACTCGCCGTTCATTCCGCCGCCGGGGCGAACCGGTCGGGCGGCAAGGCGGTCATTTTCAACACCATCACGGTTTCGGACGGCATTTCAATGGGAACTCCCGGAATGAGATACTCCCTTGTTTCGCGCGAGGTGATAGCGGACTCAATAGAGACGGTTGCGGCGGCGGAGGGTTTTGACGGGCTGGTTGCCATAGGCGGGTGCGACAAAAACATGCCCGGCTGCATGATGGCAATCGCGCGCCTCAACCGCCCGGCGGTTTTTGTTTACGGCGGGACGATAATGCCCGGCTGTCACAAGGGCGCGGACGTGGACATAGTTTCCGTTTTTGAAGCCGTGGGCGCTCACGCGAGCGGGGAAATTGGAGACCGCGAACTAAAGCAAATAGAGTCTGCGGCGATACCGGGTCCCGGCTCGTGCGGCGGCATGTATACCGCCAACACAATGGCGTGCGCCATTGAGGCGATGGGAATGAGCATGCCGAACAGTTCCGCTCAGGCCGCCGTGTCGCGGGATAAAAGCCGCGACTGCTCGCTTGCCGGAGAGGCGGTTGTCCGCATGATGAAGGCCGGAATAAAACCCCGCGACATAATGACAAAGAAAGCGTTTGAAAACGCCATAGCGGTCGTAACGGCGCTGGGCGGCTCAACCAACAGCGTGCTTCATCTTCTTGCGATGGCAAAGGCGGCGGAGGTGAAACTCTCCATTGACGACTTCACAAAAATAGGCCGCCGCACTCCGGTCGTGGCGGACCTCAAGCCGAGCGGGACATACATGATGGCGGACTTCTGCCGCATAGGCGGGCTGATTCCGCTGATGAAAAACATGCTGGACGGCGGGCTTCTCCACGGAGACTGCCTGACCGTAACGGGGCGGACGGTCAAGGAAAATCTGCGCGGAGTGAAAAAATATCCCGCGCGCCAGAAGATCGTGGCTCCCCTCAAAACTCCCCTCAAGAAAGACGGCCACCTCGTGATACTGCGCGGAAATCTGGCTCCGGACGGCGCGGTCGCCAAGATAACGGGCAAGGAGGGAAGCAGGTTCAGCGGCAAGGCGGTTGTTTTTGACTCCGAGGAAAAGTGCATGAAAGCGATACTCGCGGGCAAAATCAAAAAGGGAAATGTGATTGTGGTGCGGTATGAGGGGCCGAAGGGCGGGCCCGGAATGAGGGAAATGCTGGGACCCACGGCGGCGGTCGTGGGAAGGGGTCTCGGAGACGATGTGGCACTTATAACGGACGGCAGATTTTCCGGCGGCAGCCACGGCTTTGTGGTGGGGCATGTAACGCCGGAAGCCGCCGTGGGCGGCCCGATTGCCCTGATAAAAAACGGCGACACAATCGTCATAGACGCGGCAAAAAGGGAAATAAACACCCCGGTTTCAAAGGCGGAGATGAAGCGCAGGGCCGCCGCGTGGAAAGAGCCCGCCCCGAAGGAAAAGACCGGCGCGCTCGCCAAATACGCAAAACTTGTCGCGTCCGCGTCCGAGGGAGCGGTAACGGACTTGTAG
- the coaBC gene encoding bifunctional phosphopantothenoylcysteine decarboxylase/phosphopantothenate--cysteine ligase CoaBC, with amino-acid sequence MGAFEGKTIVLAVTGGIAAYKSCELTREFIRLGARVRVVMTKNAREFVSPLTLQTLSGNRVASDPFDLEWESEIGHISLADGADAVVVAPATASFIGKAAAGIADNLPGAVMLATRAPVIVCPAMNVNMYSNPIVRGNLEKLQDAGIILVGPAEGDLACGWEGKGRLSETGDIVAAVEKVFAPDDLAGKKLLVTAGATRERIDPVRFISNPSTGKMGRAVARAAWMRGAEVVLVSGAGAGMELPGMRLVEVETAKEMFDAVMENLPGADFIVKAAAVGDYAPASEEAEKIKKTGKTMSLRLERTPDILEEVGKRRGKNAVVAGFSVETQSLVKNSREKLRKKNADLIVANDVSSEGSGFGTDTNRAVFITEREKPERLPLMTKDELGHKILDAALRIYGEKNN; translated from the coding sequence ATGGGAGCGTTTGAGGGAAAAACCATAGTTCTGGCCGTTACCGGCGGCATAGCGGCTTACAAGTCCTGCGAACTTACAAGGGAGTTCATCCGTCTCGGCGCGCGGGTGCGTGTCGTTATGACAAAAAACGCCCGCGAGTTTGTCTCCCCGCTCACGCTTCAAACGCTGTCGGGAAACAGGGTCGCCTCCGACCCGTTTGACCTTGAGTGGGAATCTGAAATAGGCCACATATCCCTTGCGGACGGGGCGGACGCGGTTGTGGTGGCTCCGGCAACCGCATCATTCATCGGAAAGGCGGCCGCCGGCATTGCGGACAACCTGCCGGGGGCGGTGATGCTTGCCACCCGCGCCCCGGTGATTGTGTGCCCCGCAATGAATGTGAACATGTATTCAAACCCGATTGTGCGCGGCAATCTGGAAAAACTTCAGGATGCGGGAATCATTCTGGTAGGCCCCGCCGAGGGAGACCTCGCGTGCGGATGGGAGGGCAAGGGGCGGCTGAGTGAAACCGGGGACATAGTCGCTGCGGTGGAAAAGGTGTTTGCGCCGGACGACCTTGCCGGAAAGAAACTGCTTGTTACGGCGGGCGCGACCCGCGAGAGAATAGACCCCGTGCGCTTTATCTCCAACCCGTCAACCGGAAAGATGGGGCGCGCCGTTGCGCGGGCGGCGTGGATGAGGGGAGCGGAGGTGGTTCTGGTTTCGGGCGCGGGAGCGGGCATGGAACTTCCCGGAATGCGGCTTGTGGAAGTGGAAACGGCAAAGGAGATGTTTGACGCGGTTATGGAAAACCTGCCGGGGGCGGACTTCATTGTTAAAGCGGCGGCGGTCGGGGACTACGCGCCCGCGAGCGAGGAGGCGGAAAAGATAAAGAAAACGGGCAAAACCATGAGCCTGCGACTTGAAAGAACTCCCGACATACTTGAAGAGGTCGGCAAAAGGCGCGGGAAAAACGCCGTTGTCGCTGGTTTTTCTGTGGAAACGCAGTCGCTGGTTAAAAACTCGCGGGAAAAACTCAGGAAGAAAAACGCCGACCTGATAGTGGCAAACGATGTGTCGTCCGAAGGGTCGGGCTTTGGCACGGACACAAACCGGGCGGTTTTCATAACGGAGAGAGAAAAACCGGAAAGATTACCTCTTATGACAAAAGACGAACTCGGACATAAAATTCTGGATGCGGCTTTGCGGATTTACGGGGAGAAAAACAACTAA
- the bioF gene encoding 8-amino-7-oxononanoate synthase — protein METPLGWLEGELSLIRERGLFRELTAIETGQTPEVLIGGRPYVLLGSNGYLGLSTRPEVRRAASRALEKYGAGSGGSRLVSGTTDLHAELEERIAAFKKTEAAIVFSSGYLANTTTIQALAGPGDVVFSDELNHASIIDGCRISGAEVRVFPHLDFDALAALSAQSPPGVKKLIVTDTVFSMDGDLADLSALCGVAEKYGCALMVDEAHATGVLGSRGSGATEHFGVENRVSVAMGTLSKAVGSSGGYIAGSRALVEFLRNRARGFIFDTSPAAPALAASLAALEIIEGDTELRDRLWRNVGMFKDGLAAMGLNVLPSQSAIVPVLVGEPDEAMRFASVLRDNGVYTPAVRPPSVPPGKCRIRATIMATHTEAHIEKALKAFEKAKAALR, from the coding sequence ATGGAAACACCGCTGGGCTGGCTTGAAGGCGAACTGTCCCTGATACGGGAGAGGGGGCTTTTCCGCGAACTGACCGCGATTGAGACGGGGCAGACGCCGGAGGTTTTAATCGGCGGCAGGCCTTATGTTCTTCTCGGCTCAAACGGGTATCTGGGGCTTTCCACCCGTCCGGAGGTCAGGCGGGCGGCGTCCCGCGCCCTTGAGAAATACGGCGCGGGCAGCGGCGGCTCGCGCCTTGTAAGCGGAACAACCGACCTTCACGCCGAACTTGAGGAAAGAATCGCCGCATTCAAAAAAACCGAGGCGGCAATAGTGTTCAGTTCGGGATACCTTGCCAACACGACAACCATACAGGCGCTTGCCGGGCCGGGGGATGTTGTTTTCAGCGATGAGTTGAATCACGCCTCAATCATTGACGGCTGCCGGATATCGGGCGCGGAGGTGAGGGTTTTTCCTCATCTGGATTTTGACGCTCTCGCCGCCCTTTCGGCGCAAAGCCCCCCCGGTGTGAAAAAACTTATAGTCACCGACACGGTTTTCAGCATGGACGGCGACCTTGCCGACCTTTCCGCGCTTTGCGGGGTTGCTGAAAAATACGGCTGCGCCCTGATGGTTGACGAGGCGCACGCCACGGGCGTTCTCGGCTCTCGCGGCAGCGGGGCGACCGAGCATTTTGGCGTTGAGAACAGGGTCTCCGTCGCCATGGGGACGCTTTCCAAGGCGGTGGGCTCAAGCGGGGGATACATAGCCGGAAGCCGGGCGCTTGTTGAGTTTCTAAGGAACAGGGCAAGGGGGTTTATCTTTGACACTTCCCCCGCCGCGCCCGCGCTTGCGGCGTCTCTTGCGGCGTTGGAGATAATAGAGGGGGACACGGAGTTGCGCGACCGTTTGTGGAGGAATGTCGGTATGTTCAAAGACGGCCTTGCCGCGATGGGGCTTAATGTTCTGCCCTCGCAATCGGCGATTGTTCCGGTTTTGGTCGGGGAGCCGGATGAGGCGATGAGGTTTGCGTCCGTTCTGCGGGACAACGGCGTTTACACCCCCGCCGTCCGTCCGCCGTCCGTTCCGCCGGGCAAATGCAGAATACGGGCGACAATAATGGCAACCCACACAGAAGCGCACATTGAAAAAGCGTTAAAGGCGTTTGAGAAGGCGAAGGCGGCTTTGCGTTAA
- a CDS encoding NUDIX domain-containing protein, producing the protein MPTERVLEDSYENGFVEAAGLGRIEAAGGLIVNPSGGVLFIAKGGKWDLPKGRVERGGGYEETALREVVEETSIEKDLIRIANPLCHTWHTTSYGGKIYIKKTVWFVIEYEGKGENLRPQVEEGITECRWIHPGNFKAYRGGMRPRIDYVTNLWKKVFFEANSHRFPVTDSRAREAV; encoded by the coding sequence TTGCCGACTGAGCGGGTTTTGGAAGACTCATACGAAAACGGATTTGTGGAAGCGGCGGGCCTTGGCAGGATTGAGGCTGCGGGCGGCCTGATAGTGAATCCGTCCGGCGGCGTGCTGTTCATAGCAAAGGGCGGCAAGTGGGACCTTCCCAAGGGCAGGGTTGAGCGCGGCGGGGGGTATGAGGAGACCGCCCTGCGGGAGGTGGTGGAGGAGACCTCCATTGAAAAAGACCTCATAAGGATAGCAAACCCCCTTTGCCACACATGGCACACCACTTCCTACGGCGGCAAAATCTACATCAAAAAGACGGTTTGGTTTGTCATTGAATACGAGGGGAAGGGCGAAAATCTGCGTCCGCAGGTTGAAGAGGGGATAACGGAATGCCGCTGGATTCATCCCGGCAATTTCAAGGCGTACAGGGGGGGGATGCGCCCCCGCATAGACTATGTGACAAACCTGTGGAAAAAGGTGTTTTTTGAAGCAAACTCCCACAGGTTTCCCGTTACGGATTCAAGGGCGCGGGAGGCCGTTTAG
- a CDS encoding polyphosphate kinase: MRKSGKSKARAPDTPYTGITAPTYQIEKRRLQYELLKIQQDVVKKGRRLAILFEGRDAAGKGSTIKRCVEHLMPMHYKVVELGVPTPQESKNWFRRYKKHLPAPGEMVFFDRSWYTRALVEPTMGYCTEAQYKYFIKKVLGWEESLLREGFEIVKFYLSVDIETQLIRFNERIKDPLKFWKLSKNDLKARKKWERFSAYKEQMFSRTSSGRLPWVVVNSNSKNEAVLTCMLYLTYLNKTGFVPLTGEMVETRYDIELDGVAFKGLSAKQYAVMANLIAD; this comes from the coding sequence GTGAGGAAATCCGGAAAGAGCAAGGCGCGCGCGCCGGACACCCCTTATACGGGGATAACCGCGCCGACTTATCAGATTGAAAAACGGCGGCTTCAATACGAACTTCTCAAAATTCAGCAGGATGTTGTGAAAAAGGGACGCCGCCTTGCCATACTGTTTGAAGGCAGGGACGCGGCGGGCAAGGGCTCAACCATCAAGCGGTGTGTTGAGCACCTTATGCCGATGCACTACAAGGTGGTGGAACTCGGCGTGCCCACGCCGCAGGAGTCAAAAAACTGGTTTCGCCGCTACAAAAAACACCTGCCCGCGCCGGGCGAGATGGTCTTTTTTGACCGCTCATGGTACACCCGCGCCCTTGTGGAGCCCACCATGGGATACTGCACAGAGGCCCAGTACAAGTATTTCATCAAAAAAGTGCTCGGATGGGAGGAATCCCTTCTGAGGGAGGGGTTTGAGATAGTGAAGTTTTACCTCTCCGTTGATATTGAGACCCAGTTGATACGTTTTAACGAGAGGATTAAAGACCCGCTGAAATTCTGGAAACTGTCCAAAAACGACCTGAAGGCGCGGAAGAAATGGGAGCGTTTTTCCGCATACAAAGAGCAGATGTTCTCCCGCACCTCGTCCGGGCGGCTGCCGTGGGTTGTGGTGAACTCAAACTCAAAGAATGAAGCGGTGTTGACTTGTATGCTTTATCTGACTTATCTTAACAAAACGGGATTTGTTCCGCTCACCGGGGAGATGGTGGAGACACGTTACGACATTGAGCTTGACGGAGTGGCATTCAAGGGGTTGAGCGCAAAGCAATACGCCGTTATGGCGAACCTGATTGCCGACTGA
- the bioA gene encoding adenosylmethionine--8-amino-7-oxononanoate transaminase has translation MKEKPVSPARKNIWHPFTQMKEHEESAPLMIEKGEGSYLTDSDGNRYIDGVSSLWVNIHGHGVTEIEDAIKQQLEKLGHSTLLGLSNSAAEGLAEKLVAAAPPGLSKVFFSGDGASAVEVAIKMAFQYWKHKGEEGKTKFVCLENGYHGDTLGAVSVGGISLFHDTFKPLLFESFKAPSYYCYRCPLSKSYPSCGVACADEIDAICAAHPGEIAAIIVEPFVQAAGGMIVSPPGYLEKVGKIAAERGALLITDEVATGFGRTGKMFACEHDGVTPDMMVVGKGLTGGYTALSATLTTERIYEAFLGDYEEFKTFFHGHSYSGNPLACAAGLGNFAAFENRKTLEKLPEKIELFESELREFASLENVGDIRNKGLMAGIEIVKDRRTKERYPAAERMGKRITDKAMEYGVLLRPLGDVVVLMPPVGIETEDLRKLMKATYRAVREVTDGG, from the coding sequence CTGAAAGAGAAGCCGGTGTCCCCCGCGCGTAAAAACATCTGGCACCCCTTCACTCAGATGAAGGAGCATGAAGAGTCCGCCCCGCTCATGATAGAAAAGGGCGAGGGCTCATACCTTACGGACTCCGACGGCAACCGCTACATAGACGGTGTTTCCTCCCTGTGGGTCAACATCCACGGGCACGGCGTTACGGAAATAGAGGACGCCATTAAACAACAACTTGAAAAACTGGGGCACAGCACACTGCTCGGGTTGTCAAACTCCGCCGCCGAGGGGCTTGCGGAAAAACTGGTCGCCGCCGCGCCGCCGGGGCTCTCAAAGGTTTTCTTTTCGGGAGACGGCGCGTCCGCCGTTGAAGTGGCGATTAAAATGGCGTTTCAGTATTGGAAGCACAAGGGAGAGGAGGGCAAAACCAAGTTTGTGTGCCTTGAAAACGGCTATCACGGCGACACGCTGGGGGCGGTGTCGGTGGGGGGGATTTCGCTGTTTCACGACACCTTCAAGCCGCTGCTGTTTGAGTCGTTCAAAGCCCCCTCATACTACTGCTACAGATGCCCGCTCTCAAAAAGTTACCCGTCCTGCGGGGTCGCCTGCGCGGACGAGATTGACGCTATATGCGCCGCCCATCCGGGGGAGATAGCCGCCATAATAGTTGAGCCGTTTGTTCAGGCGGCGGGCGGGATGATAGTGTCGCCGCCGGGCTACCTTGAGAAGGTCGGAAAGATAGCCGCAGAGCGCGGCGCGCTTCTTATAACCGATGAGGTCGCCACGGGGTTCGGCAGAACGGGAAAGATGTTTGCGTGCGAGCACGACGGCGTTACACCGGACATGATGGTTGTCGGCAAGGGGCTCACGGGCGGATACACGGCGCTTTCCGCCACCCTGACCACGGAGCGCATATACGAGGCGTTCCTCGGCGACTACGAGGAGTTCAAAACTTTTTTTCACGGGCACAGTTACTCCGGCAACCCGCTCGCCTGCGCCGCCGGTCTGGGCAATTTTGCCGCGTTTGAAAACAGAAAGACACTTGAAAAACTGCCGGAAAAAATAGAACTGTTTGAGAGCGAACTCAGAGAGTTTGCCTCGCTTGAAAATGTGGGAGACATAAGAAACAAGGGGCTTATGGCGGGCATTGAGATAGTGAAAGACCGGCGCACGAAGGAGCGCTATCCGGCGGCTGAGAGGATGGGCAAACGGATAACGGACAAGGCGATGGAATACGGCGTTCTTCTGCGTCCGCTCGGCGATGTGGTGGTTCTGATGCCCCCGGTGGGCATTGAGACGGAAGACTTGAGGAAACTTATGAAGGCGACCTACCGCGCCGTGCGGGAGGTGACGGACGGCGGGTAG
- the bioB gene encoding biotin synthase BioB produces MEFEEALALADIPSANVGDLMCVARDVTKKHHGDGVFLRSIISAQTGNCPEDCSFCSQSAHYDTDVEAHPLMADEKILRAAKQAEAMGAMDFCIVISAKGPTPRIFKRVLGAVDLLVRETGLKVGCSLGELTEEQAILLKEHGVWRYNHNIETCRSHFPNIVTTHSYDDRVNTAKLVKKVGMNLCSGGILGMGESVRQRVEFAFELRELDPNWVPVNFLNPRPGTPFSAFEPVQPLEAVKMISIWRLVLPDKILMISGGREVTLRDLQSMGVFAGANAMIIGNYLTTPGRSPEEDLRMLEDLQMPVRTHIEN; encoded by the coding sequence TTGGAGTTTGAAGAGGCGCTCGCGCTTGCCGATATTCCATCGGCAAACGTGGGAGACCTTATGTGCGTTGCCCGCGATGTGACCAAGAAACACCACGGAGACGGCGTTTTTCTGCGCTCCATCATCTCCGCCCAGACCGGAAACTGCCCCGAAGACTGCTCCTTCTGCTCCCAGTCCGCCCATTACGACACAGACGTTGAAGCGCACCCGCTTATGGCGGACGAAAAGATACTTCGCGCCGCAAAACAGGCGGAAGCAATGGGCGCGATGGACTTTTGCATTGTGATAAGCGCCAAGGGGCCCACGCCGCGCATATTCAAACGCGTTCTCGGCGCGGTTGACCTGCTCGTGAGGGAAACGGGGCTGAAAGTGGGCTGCTCGCTCGGAGAACTTACCGAAGAACAGGCAATACTGCTCAAAGAACACGGCGTCTGGAGATACAACCACAACATTGAGACTTGCAGAAGCCATTTCCCGAACATTGTTACGACACACTCCTATGACGACCGCGTCAACACGGCGAAACTTGTTAAAAAAGTGGGCATGAACCTTTGCTCCGGCGGGATTTTAGGGATGGGCGAAAGTGTGCGCCAGAGAGTTGAATTCGCCTTTGAGTTAAGGGAACTTGACCCGAACTGGGTCCCCGTCAACTTCCTCAACCCGCGCCCCGGAACGCCGTTTTCCGCATTTGAGCCGGTTCAGCCGCTTGAAGCGGTGAAGATGATCTCAATATGGCGGCTCGTGCTTCCCGACAAAATACTGATGATATCCGGCGGCAGAGAAGTAACCCTCAGAGACCTTCAGTCCATGGGCGTATTCGCGGGCGCAAACGCCATGATAATCGGCAACTACCTGACCACGCCCGGCCGTTCCCCCGAAGAAGACCTGAGAATGCTGGAAGACCTCCAGATGCCGGTTCGCACCCACATAGAAAACTGA